Below is a window of Hydrogenimonas sp. DNA.
CCCGGCTGCAATGTTTTAAGACCCCTCAAAACCCTGACCTGTTACAATTGCCGCCACTGAGAAAACACCGTGAAATATGTTTTAAGACCCCTCAAAACCCTGACCTGTTACAATAGGGCTAAAGGCGGCTAAAAACTTCCTCTTGTTTTAAGACCCCTCAAAACCCTGACCTGTTACAATTTCATTAATGTCTACGAGTATTTTCAGGCTTCTGTTCCAACCTAAGCCCGTGGCCGCCGCTTCTCAAAGCACCTCTACATCGCATCCGAGTCTCTCTATTTTAGCTCTTAGCTCTTCACTCTCTACGTTTTCTATATAGAGAAGGCTTTCAACGCTTTTTACAAGCAGCATGAGCGACTCTCTGAAGGAGTCGCTCATATCGAGAAAACGGGTAGCCCCCATTTTCAGGTAGAGAGGTTGTACGGTTTTGAGTAGTTCGAGCATCTTTTCGTCGGCATCGAAGCCTGAGATTCCTACATCAACCCCGCCTCTTTTGAGTTTTTGAACGAGCCTCTCCACGGTCCGGGTCTCATACTTCAGTATGTCGTTTTGCGCCAGCTCCGCTACAAGCCCCCTGCCGCAGGAGTCCAGCCTCTTTGCCGACTCAAGAAGGCGGTCCATCTCGTGGGTGGTATCGAGAAAAGAGAGGGTAATTGGAAGAGCCGCTTTTTTGTTGACGAAAGTCCCATCTTCAACCACCCTCTCCAAGGCGTAATGGAGATACCGCTCAAGCAGCCCCACCGCTCCGAGCATGGGTGCGTATATTTCGTAAGGGACGGTATCACCGTTTTGAAGGGGGAGGTCAAATGTAACCAGGCAGTCGGGCCTGCCCGCTTTTTCGCCTCCCATCTCTTTGCATACCGGAATGAGCCGCCTTCGATCAAACGCTTCCGACAGCAGTGAACGCCACAGACTCTTTCTGGTCGGGGTTCTCTTTTCGTACTCAACCGTCTTCACACAATCCCTGTTTTGGCTCCGGGCATCCTCCAGGGCCAGATCTACGGAGGCCAGAAGCTCTTCGAGACTCTTCTCTTTTCCGTAGTGCACGACCGCGACACAGACGTAGAGTATCTCTTTTACTTCATCGTAACCGTCAACTATCTCCCTGGCCTCCGCCAAAGCTCTGTCTGCCGCCTCTTTCGCTTTGTCGGAGGCGACTCCGGGCAGTAGATAGAGGGCTTCAATCCCGCTCAGTCTGACAGCTACGCTCTCTTCCCGGCCGTTTACGGTTTCCGCCCCTTTGAGGGCGATCTCCCTGAATATTCCGTCTACCACATCGTAGCCCACGATACTGTTCGCACTCTTGGTACCGCAGAGTCTCATTA
It encodes the following:
- a CDS encoding GGDEF and EAL domain proteins, producing MTLFKKMTLMFSLFFLTILALVLAINFSESKEYVQDELYAKAVNGSATLAVSMSQSGGDVVKLSTIADAVFDTGYFRKIELKDMRGRSLFVKTKERSSAVPKWFLTVAALKAPKAAAQVSAGWKPLGILEVTSDTSLAEEYLYSLFLKLIGLFLVLGIAGIALIALLVRSLLEPIKKLRIQAEGVLRNRFSVNEERSSIAEIDSVTEVMNRLVGSMEQMHDRLLQLTRKNAELEYRDRLTSLFNRRYFIIKYEEYINGGHNLDNGAVVVMRLCGTKSANSIVGYDVVDGIFREIALKGAETVNGREESVAVRLSGIEALYLLPGVASDKAKEAADRALAEAREIVDGYDEVKEILYVCVAVVHYGKEKSLEELLASVDLALEDARSQNRDCVKTVEYEKRTPTRKSLWRSLLSEAFDRRRLIPVCKEMGGEKAGRPDCLVTFDLPLQNGDTVPYEIYAPMLGAVGLLERYLHYALERVVEDGTFVNKKAALPITLSFLDTTHEMDRLLESAKRLDSCGRGLVAELAQNDILKYETRTVERLVQKLKRGGVDVGISGFDADEKMLELLKTVQPLYLKMGATRFLDMSDSFRESLMLLVKSVESLLYIENVESEELRAKIERLGCDVEVL